The following nucleotide sequence is from Gammaproteobacteria bacterium CG11_big_fil_rev_8_21_14_0_20_46_22.
AAACAGAATGATTCGCTCTATTCATGGCGTCATAAATTTCACTGCCAACGCCTTTCCCAAAAGCGAACTCTATTTTTTCATTGAGCTTTTTATACATCAAAACCAATTATTCCTTTACTGATTCATATTATTGCGCAAAAAGTAAGAGCATTAGACCTCTCCAAATGCAACGGTTAAATGTCCTAGTGTTTTTCGGCGCGATGGCTTGTTCCTAATAATAATTTCAACGTCTTGGTTCAACCGATTTAAAAAATGAATGAGCCGCTCTATAGAAAATCCGCTCAATCGTCCATTCATTAATGCTGAAATCTTGGGTTGGTTAATACCCAGCATTTTTGCTGCCTCAACTTGTTTGAGTTTTTTCTTTTCGATAATTTCCTCGATACGCATGGCTAACTTAGCTTTTGCCAATCGCTCCTCAGAGTCATTAAAACCTAAGTCTTGATAAACATTACCACTGCTTTCAGTATGTTTAATTTTTNNNNNNNNNNNNNNNNNNNCTCGGCTTCACGCAACCGCTGTTTAATCAGCTCCACTTCCTGCTTCGGTGTTTTTATGCCTCGCTTCGACTTCTTTTGAAAACAATGCAGCACATAAACCACCTCAGCAATCTTAACGGTGTAAACCGTTCGATACGTATTGGTGTCATAATCAGAAACAATCTCCATGACAGCGGGTCTTAGCCCTTTCAATGGCTTTGCATTCCGAGGCACCTTGCCTTCCTGTACCTGATGCAGAGCGTAACCAATACTATCTTTTATTTCCTCAGGGAATTGCTTCAACTGTTTTAAAGCATCTCCTATCCAAACCAGTTTCTTCATCGTTTTCATCATTATGATATCCTATATTTGGGATATTTGCAGCATTTTATTGCTTAATCATTTATTTGAATTTCATCCAAATCCCGTTTCACCACCTCCAACATAGCA
It contains:
- a CDS encoding transcriptional regulator, yielding KIKHTESSGNVYQDLGFNDSEERLAKAKLAMRIEEIIEKKKLKQVEAAKMLGINQPKISALMNGRLSGFSIERLIHFLNRLNQDVEIIIRNKPSRRKTLGHLTVAFGEV